GCCCGCTCCCGAAGGGCCTCGAGGGGCTCCCGGGCTCGGGCCTCCGCCACCCGCCGCCGGCGGCTCTCGGCGATGGTGTCGAGGAAGGTCATCGGTTGGTCAGCTCCACCAGCTTCTCCAGCTTCTCCCGGGCCTTGCCCGCGTCGATCGCCCTGGCGGCCCGCCGGACGCCCTCCGCCAGGTCCGGCACCGCGCCTCCCACGGCCAGGGCCGCCCCCGCGTTGAGCAACACCACGTCGCGCCGGGGCCCCGCCTCCCCCGCGAGCACGGCCCGCACGATGGCCGCGTTCTCCCGGGCGTCGCCGCCCCGGATCGCCTCCATGGGGGCCCGCTCCAGGCCGAAATCCTCGGGTACGACCTCGTACTGGGTCACGACGCCATCCTCCAGGTCCGCCACGTAGGTCGCTGCCGTGATCGTGATCTCGTCGAGCCCGTCGGCCCCGTGCACCACCATCGCGCGCCGGCTCCCGAGCCTGCCCAGCACCGCGGCGAGCACGCCCGTGAGCTCCCTTCGGTACACCCCCAGCACCTGGCGGGATGCCCCGGCCGGGTTGGTGAGGGGGCCCAGGATGTTGAAGACCGTGCGGATGCCGATCTCCCGGCGCACGGGGGCCACGTGCTTCATGGCCGAGTGGAGGAGCGGGGCGTAGAGGAACCCGATCCCGATGCTCTCGATGCACTGGGCCACCCGCTCGGGCGTGACGTCCAGGTTCACCCCCAGGGCCTCGAGCACGTCCGCGCTGCCGCAGCGGCTCGAGACCGCCCGGTTGCCGTGCTTGGCCACCACTACTCCGGCCCCGGCAAGCACGAAGGCCGTGGTGGTGGAGATGTTGAAGGTGTGGGTCGCGTCCCCCCCGGTGCCGCAGGTGTCCACGATGGTCTCGAGATCCACGTTGATCTCGTCCCGGTCGATGGAGACCACGGCCTGCGACTTGCGGCGAAGCGGGATCGGGGTGGCGTGCTCGCGCATCACCCGGGCGGCCCCCGTGATTTCCTCCACGGTCTCCCCCTTGAGCCGCAGCGCGGTGAGGAACGCCGCCATCTGGGCGTGGGTGGCCTCGCCCCCCATGATCGCCTCCATGGCGTCGATCATCTCCCCTTCCGTGAGGTCCTGACGCTCCACGAGCTTTTGAATGAGTCCCTTGAGCATGGTGCCCTCTTCGAGTGCCGGGTGCCGGGTGCTGCGTGCCACGTTTGATTCCCCCACCCTTCACGTTTCACGTCTCACGTCTCACGCCGGCACCTCCAGGAAGTTCTTCAGGATGTCCATGCCCGCCGCCGTGAGGATGGACTCGGGGTGGTACTGGAGGCCGTAGAGGCGGGCGCCGTCGTCGGCGATGCCCATGATCTCGTCGTCCTCCACCGTCCAGGCGGTAATCCGGAACCGGGGAGCCAGGGTCTCCCGCCGGATCACGAGGGAGTGGTATCGGGTGGCCTCGAAGGGGTTGGGGATGCCCCGGTAGAGGCCCGTGCCGTCGTGGTGCACCGCCGAGACCTTCCCGTGCATGATCCGCTTGGCCCGCACGATCTCCGCCCCGAAGGCGTACCCCAGGGCCTGGTGGCCCAGGCACACCCCCAGCACCGGGACCTTCCCGTCGAGGCGCCGGATGAGCTCCACGCTCACCCCGGCGTCGGTGGGGTCCCCCGGGCCGGGCGAGATCACCACCCGCTCGGGCCGCAGCCGCTCCACCTCCTCCACGGTGATCTTGTCGTTTCGAAACACGTTCACCTCCTGGCCCAGGATGCCGAAGTACTGGACCAGGTTGTAGGTAAAGGAGTCGTAGTTGTCGATCATCAGGAGCATTGCAGGTTGTCCGTTGTCCGTTGTCAGTGGTCGGTTGGAGTCCGATGGGACGGATGGGACCTATGGGACCTATGGGAAACCACGCTTGACGCCTCCCCCGTCACCCATCACCCGTCATCCCTCCAATCCCGTGGCCGCAAGCTCCAGGGCGCGGCGCAGGGCTTCGGACTTGTGGAGGGTCTCTTCGTACTCCTTGGCGGGGTCGGAGTCGGCGACGATGCCGGCGCCCGCCTGGAGGCGCACCATGCCTCCCTGGAAGACCAGGGTGCGGATGGCGATGCAGGTGTCGAGATTGCCGTCGAAGCCCAGGTAGCCCACCGCCCCCGCGTAGACTCCCCGCTCCCGGGGCTCGAGCTCGGCGATGATCTCCATGGCCCGCACCTTGGGCGCCCCCGAGACGGTGCCCGCGGGGAAGGCCGCCGCCAGCACGTCGAGCTCGTCCACGCCGTCCCGGAGCTCGGCCGAGACGGTGGAGACCAGGTGCATCACGTGGGAGTACCTCTCCACCGCGAAGGACTCCTCCAGGCGCACCGCCCCGGGCTTGGCCACCCGGCCCAGGTCGTTTCGCCCCAGGTCCACCAGCATCACGTGCTCGGCCCGCTCCTTCGCATCGGCCAGGAGCTCGGCCTCCAGGGCCGCGTCCTCGGCGGCGTCGGCCCCCCGGGGCCGGGTGCCCGCGATGGGCCGCACCAGCCCACGGTTTCCCTCCACCCGCACCAACACCTCGGGGCTCGCCCCCACCAGCGTCTCCTCCCCGAGGGCGAGGTGGAAGAGGTAGGGGCTCGGGTTGAGCGCCCGCAGGGCCCGGTACACGGTAAAGGGGTCCAGGGAGCACGCCCCCTCGAAGACCTGGGAGAGGACGATCTGAATGGCCTCCCCCGCGTGGATGGCCTCCCGCGCCCGGGCGACCATGGTCTCGAAACGCTCCCGGGGGATGACCGCCCGGACCTCCGGGGCAGCGGCCCGGGGCGGGAAGACCGCGTCCTCCGGGAGCGGCTTCCGAAGGCGCGCGAGGACCTCCGCGATCTCGCCGCGCGCCCGGTCGTACCCCGCCTCCCCCTCCCGGGCGTGCACCAGCACGATGACGTCCAGGGTCTTTCGCACGTTGTCGAAGGCCAGGAGCTTGCGCGGGGCGAAGAGCCGAAGGTCCGGAAGCCCCGCCGGGTCTTCCCCGGTCCGTGGAATCCGCTCGAACAGGCGCGCGGCGCCGTAGCCCACGTACCCCACCAGGCCGCCGCTCAGCCGCGGGAGCTCCGGCAGCCGGGGGATCCGGTGCTCGGTCAGGACCCTCCGCACCGCGGCCAGGGGGTCGTCGGAGCGCTCCACCGCGGTCCCCCGGGAGACCTGCGCCTCGGTGCCCCGGGCCTCCACCGTCAGGAAGGGATCGAAGCCCACCAGGGAGTAGCGGCCCCACCGGGTGCCGCCCTCCACGCTCTCGAGCAGGAACGACCAGGGGCCCCGCGCCACCTTCAGGTAGGTGCTCACCGGCGTCTCGGTGTCGGCCGGGACGCGGCGCACCACCGGCACCAGCGGGTAGCGGCGGGCCAGCGCTTCGAAGGCTCCTCGGTCGGTCGTCATCTCGGCGTTTCCCTCGCAGGCAGCCCCCAATTGCGGGAGGGCCGCGGTTGGTGTCCCGCGGCCCTCCGACTCCAGACGGAAAAGCCGCGGACGGTACAGGGGCCGTCCGCGGCTCGGTCTTCGTGCAACGATGCGCCGGCGGTCAGCCCCTCCTCACGGGCCAACGCCACCACCACCGAAGCTGTCCCTTCTCGACTCGACTCATGGTCGGCAACCTACCAGAAGCCCCAGCGCCAGGTCAACCGCTTGTTGCAACCCGCCTTTTTCGTGCCGGGCAGGAAGGCGAGCGGCACCCGGGAGCCCAGCTCGAAGCCCTCTACGTTCCCCAGGCCACCAGGCCGAGATCCCAGGGCCCGGCGAGGTTCGGGTGGTGGGGAAGCACCCGCACGGCGTAGCCCACCTTGCCGCTGCGTTCGCAGGGCGCCGCCCCCACGAACTCGTGGGTGCCGTCCTCCCGGGCCGCGTCGTGGCGCAGGGGGCGCCGGAAGGCCTTCGCGAGTCCGCCGAAGGGGTCCAGCGGCCCGTAGTAGAGCTCCAGGAGGACATCCTGGGGATCGAGGCCGTTCAGCGCCACGGTGCAGCGCACCGGAAACTCCTCTCCCACGTGCATCTGCCGCTGGTCCTCGGCCTGCACCCCGAGCACGCGGACCCCGCCCCAGGCCCTGCGCACCCGCTCCTTCCAACGGGCAAGCGCCCGCGCCGCCTGGAAGCTGCTCCGGCTCAAGCGCCCCCAGTGCTGCAGCGCCGGCAGATAATAGTGCTCCGCGTAGTCGCGGATCATGCGGTTGGTGTTGAAGGCGGGCGTCAGCCGGCCCATGGACGCCTTCATCTTGGCGATCCAGCCCCGAGGCAGGCCGTCGTCGCTCCGGCCGTAGTAGAGAGGGGCCACCTCCTCCTCCAGCAGGTCGTAGAGCGCCCGGCTCTCCACTCCGTCCTGCACCGCTGCGTCCGGGTACTCCTCGCCCCGCCCGATCGCCCACCCCACCTCGGGCTCGTAGGCCTCGTCCCACCACCCGTCGAGCACGCTCAGGTGGAGGCCTCCGTTGGGAGGCACCTTCATCCCGCTGGTGCCGCAGGCCTCCAGGGGGCGCCGGGGGGTGTTGAGCCACACGTCCACGCCCTGGACCAGGTAGCGGGCGATGTTCACGTCGTAGTCCTCCAGGAAGACGACCCGCTTGCGAAACTCCTTGCGGCGACAGTGGTGGATGATCTCCTGGATGAACCGCTTGCCCTCGTTGTCGGCCGGGTGGGCCTTGCCCGCGAAGAGGATCTGCACCGGGCGCTCCGGGTGGTTGAGAATGCGGGCCAGGCGCTCGGGGTCCTGGAAGAGAAGGGTGGCGCGCTTGTAGATGGCGAAGCGGCGGGCGAAGCCGATGGTCAGGGCCTCGGGGTCGAGAGCCTCCTCGGCGTGGAGGAGCTCCTGGCTCGGGGCCCCCCGGCGCCGGAGCTGCTCGGCCAGGCGCCGCCGCACGAACCCCACCAGGCGCTCCCGCAGCCGCTCCTTGGCCCGCCACAGCTCGTTGTCGGGAATCTGGCTCACCCGGTCCCACATCTCCCGGTCCAGGGGTTCGTCGACCCACTGGGGCCCCAGGTAGCGGCCGAAGAGCCGCGCCATCTCGTCGGAGAGCCAGGAGCGCACGTGCACGCCGTTGGTCACGTGGCCGATGGGCACCTCGTCCACGGGGATGCCGGGCCAGACCCCCGCCCACATCTTCCGGGAGACCTCGCCGTGCAGCCGGCTCACGCCGTTGCGGTACCCGCTCAGGCGAATGGCCAGCACCGCCATGGAGAGGGGCTCGCGGCCGTCCCCGGGGTTCTGGCGACCCAGGGCCAGGAGGTCCGGCACCCCGATCCCCAGGGAGCGCACGTACTCCCCCAGGTACGACTCCACCACTTCCGGGGGGAAGAGATCGATGCCGGCGGGCACCGGCGTGTGGGTGGTGAAGACCGTGCCCGCCCGCACCGCTTCCAGGGCCTCCCAGAAGCCGAACCCCGTGCGCTCCATGAGGAGCCGGATGCGCTCGAGCCCCAGAAAGGCCGCGTGGCCCTCGTTCATGTGGCACACGGCGGGATCGATCTGGAGCGCGTGGAGCAGGCGCACGCCCCCGATGCCGAGAACCATCTCCTGGCGGATGCGCAGGTCCAGTCCCGGCCCATAGAGTTGGTAGGTGATGGCCCGCTCCGCCGGGCCGTTCTCCTCGATGTTGGTGTCGAGAAGGAAGAGGGGAACGCGCCCCACCTCCACCTTCCACGCCTGCACCAGCACCCGCCGCCCCTGGATCGAGAGCTCCACCCGGATCGGGCGGCCCTCGGAATCCTGCACCTGCTGCACGGGCATGTTGTGGAAGTCGTTCTCGGGGTACACCTCCTGTTGCCAGCCGTCGTGGGTCAGGTACTGGTGGAAGTACCCCTGGCGGTAGAGCAGCCCCACCCCCACCATGGGAAGCCCCAGCTCGCTGGTGCTCTTGAAGTGGTCTCCCGCCAGGATCCCCAGGCCGCCCGAATAGATGGGCAGGCACTCGTGGAGGCCGAATTCCATGGAGAAGTACGCCACCTGGTTGCCGTTGAGCTCGGGGTGGGCCTTCTCCGCCCAGGTGGGCATGGAGAGGTACCGGCCCAGGGACTGGGCCACGTGGTCCATGTGGGCCAGGAAGACGTCGTCGTTCTCCAGCGCCCGAAGCCGCTCCTGATCGATGGCCCCGAGCATCTGGACCGGATTGTGGTAGCTCGCCGACCACAGGTCGTGGTCCATGCGGCGGAAGAGATCCACCGCGTCCGGGTTCCAGGTCCACCACAGGTTGTTGGCGATCTTCAAGAGGGGTTGGAGTCGATCCGGGAGGCTGGGCACCACGGTGAAGGCGCGCAGTTGGCGCATGGCGGATCTCCTGGGCGGGAAGGATGCTCCCTAAAGCCCCGCCTTCGGCACGGGCCGCGGCGGCCGGGATGATGAAAAGATTCGAACCTAGGTACCATCCCCACCCGGTTTTGGCAACGCCCGAGGCAGGCGCCGCCGGCACGGCGTCGCGGCGCTGGAGCCCAGAATTCACAAAACCTTTGGGACGGGGTCCGGGAGTCCTGGCCATTGGTCAGGGCCCCGTACCGCCTCGACCGAACCGCGGCAGCGAGGCCGAAAGCGGTGAGGCTCGGCGCATCGGCTCCCCCGGCTACCCTGCCTCCGAACGTCGCGGATTACGGGGCAGAGCGCAAGGGCTCCCGGACGCCGCTTGCCACCCAGGTGGTGGATCGTGGGAGCCGGAACCGCTTGACGAATCCCTACCCGGCTGCTACAAACCCCAGCGGCTCCCCGTTGCGCGGCTCACGCGCCATCTGCGGCGGGGAGTCCGCGCCCGCAAAGGTTTTCGGTGCGGCAGCCGATAAGGAGGTACATCGGCTGCGCACCCTGCGGCTTTCCGTGACGACCCAAACCCCTTGCGGAAGAGAGATCGACGTGCCTGTCTCCCGTCCATCCCCCGGACCGCGCCTTCGTGCCACCTTCGGCTGGATCGCGTACGCCTCGGCGGCGGTGCTCCTCGTGTCGGCCGCCTACCGCATGGGGGAAGAGCACGCCGGGGCACCCCGCGACGCGGGACGGGCGCAGATGCAGGCCGAGCAGGCGGCAACCCTGCCGGAGTCGTCCTCCTCGCCGGACCCGGTTACGCTGGCACCCGAGTCCGCCCCGGCACCCGCCCCCACCGTGCGCTCCGGGGTGGTGCAGCGGGGAGACACACTTTCCTCGCTCCTGCGCAGCCATCTCAGCCCCGCCGAGGTCCACAGGCTGGCGGAAGCCGTCCAACCCGTATTCCCCGTCTCCCGCATTGCGGCCGGCAGGCCCTATGAGATAGGGGAGGTCGCAGGGAGCCTGGAGAGCTTTCGCTACGAGATCGACCGGGAGACGCGGCTGGTGATTTCGCGGGAGGGAGGCCTCTTTCACGTCTCTCGCGAGCCGATTCCCTACTCGGTGGAGACCGACGTCGTCAACGGCACCATTCGCACGAGTCTCTTCGAGGCGGTCTCCGAGAGCGGCGAATCCCTCGAGTTGGCCCTGGCCCTCGCGGAGATCTTCGCCTGGGATATCGACTTCCTCCTGGACATCCGCAAGGGGGACTCGTTCCAGGCCCTGGTGGAGCGCCGCTTTCGAGAAGGCGAGCCTGCGGGATACGGCCGGATCCTGGCGGCGCGTTTCGTCAACCGGGGCGATGTCTTCCACGCCGTGTGGTTCCAGGACGGGGACCGGCCCCCCGGGTACTACGACCTGGGAGGCAACAGCCTGCGGAAAGCCTTTCTCAAGGCCCCACTCACCTTCACCCGCATCTCCTCGGGCTTCAGCAAGAAGCGCTTCCACCCCATTACCCAGACATGGAAGGCCCACCCTGCCATCGATTACGCGGCCCCGGCAGGCACCCCCATCAAGACCGTGGGCGACGGGGTGGTAACGGAGAAGGGGTTCACGAGCGGGAACGGAAACTACGTGAAGATCCGACACAACAGCAGCTACGAGACCCTGTACCTGCACATGAGTCGTTTCGCCAAGGGATTGGCCAAGGGCAAGCGGGTCTCCCAGGGGGAAGTCATCGGCTACGTGGGAAGCACCGGGCTGGCGACCGGGCCCCACCTGTGTTTTCGCATGTACCGCAACGGCTCACCGGTAAACCCGATGCGGATCCAGACCCCCTCGGCCGACCCGGTGTCCCCCGACCGCATGGAGGAGTTCGAGTCCCTGGCGTCGCGGCTCACGTCCCGGTTCGACCCCGACCACCTGGAGCAGGCAAGCCTCTCGGGCTCCCAGGGAAACGCCCTGCGGTAAGGCGCCCGCGCGCTCCTCCCCTCCCCCCCTCAGTCGCCGAAGTAGTCGTCCAGAGCGCGAATCCGCCGTTTCACCCCCGAAAGCGCCATCGCCAGCGCCACCACCCACCCGATCACCGTCCACCCGAGAAGGATGTTGACGACGCAGATGACGCGCCGCAGGTGGTGCTGGCGCTCGAGGGCGATGTAGCACGGAACGAAGTAGAGCACCACTCCCACGAGCACTGCGGCCAGCTTCCAACCGAAACTCATGCCCATCCTCCGGTCGCGCCTCGAAGGCGCAGGATCGAGAGGGACACCGCTTCCGGGGGGTGCTTCGTCGCAACGGGGAACCTCCGGCCCTGGACCGGAGAGCGGCCTGGCCTCGCCCGCCGAGGCTCCGCCTTCCCGATACCCGGCCAGGCGCCCCGCATCACGGACTAGACGACCGGCAGGGGTTCGTCCCGAGGGGACGCGTCCCCCACCAGGACCAGCGCCTTGGTGAGCCGAAAGCACACCAGGTACTTGACCTGG
The sequence above is a segment of the Thermodesulfobacteriota bacterium genome. Coding sequences within it:
- the trpD gene encoding anthranilate phosphoribosyltransferase — its product is MLKGLIQKLVERQDLTEGEMIDAMEAIMGGEATHAQMAAFLTALRLKGETVEEITGAARVMREHATPIPLRRKSQAVVSIDRDEINVDLETIVDTCGTGGDATHTFNISTTTAFVLAGAGVVVAKHGNRAVSSRCGSADVLEALGVNLDVTPERVAQCIESIGIGFLYAPLLHSAMKHVAPVRREIGIRTVFNILGPLTNPAGASRQVLGVYRRELTGVLAAVLGRLGSRRAMVVHGADGLDEITITAATYVADLEDGVVTQYEVVPEDFGLERAPMEAIRGGDARENAAIVRAVLAGEAGPRRDVVLLNAGAALAVGGAVPDLAEGVRRAARAIDAGKAREKLEKLVELTNR
- a CDS encoding aminodeoxychorismate/anthranilate synthase component II, coding for MLLMIDNYDSFTYNLVQYFGILGQEVNVFRNDKITVEEVERLRPERVVISPGPGDPTDAGVSVELIRRLDGKVPVLGVCLGHQALGYAFGAEIVRAKRIMHGKVSAVHHDGTGLYRGIPNPFEATRYHSLVIRRETLAPRFRITAWTVEDDEIMGIADDGARLYGLQYHPESILTAAGMDILKNFLEVPA
- the trpE gene encoding anthranilate synthase component I, with protein sequence MTTDRGAFEALARRYPLVPVVRRVPADTETPVSTYLKVARGPWSFLLESVEGGTRWGRYSLVGFDPFLTVEARGTEAQVSRGTAVERSDDPLAAVRRVLTEHRIPRLPELPRLSGGLVGYVGYGAARLFERIPRTGEDPAGLPDLRLFAPRKLLAFDNVRKTLDVIVLVHAREGEAGYDRARGEIAEVLARLRKPLPEDAVFPPRAAAPEVRAVIPRERFETMVARAREAIHAGEAIQIVLSQVFEGACSLDPFTVYRALRALNPSPYLFHLALGEETLVGASPEVLVRVEGNRGLVRPIAGTRPRGADAAEDAALEAELLADAKERAEHVMLVDLGRNDLGRVAKPGAVRLEESFAVERYSHVMHLVSTVSAELRDGVDELDVLAAAFPAGTVSGAPKVRAMEIIAELEPRERGVYAGAVGYLGFDGNLDTCIAIRTLVFQGGMVRLQAGAGIVADSDPAKEYEETLHKSEALRRALELAATGLEG
- the glgP gene encoding alpha-glucan family phosphorylase, with translation MRQLRAFTVVPSLPDRLQPLLKIANNLWWTWNPDAVDLFRRMDHDLWSASYHNPVQMLGAIDQERLRALENDDVFLAHMDHVAQSLGRYLSMPTWAEKAHPELNGNQVAYFSMEFGLHECLPIYSGGLGILAGDHFKSTSELGLPMVGVGLLYRQGYFHQYLTHDGWQQEVYPENDFHNMPVQQVQDSEGRPIRVELSIQGRRVLVQAWKVEVGRVPLFLLDTNIEENGPAERAITYQLYGPGLDLRIRQEMVLGIGGVRLLHALQIDPAVCHMNEGHAAFLGLERIRLLMERTGFGFWEALEAVRAGTVFTTHTPVPAGIDLFPPEVVESYLGEYVRSLGIGVPDLLALGRQNPGDGREPLSMAVLAIRLSGYRNGVSRLHGEVSRKMWAGVWPGIPVDEVPIGHVTNGVHVRSWLSDEMARLFGRYLGPQWVDEPLDREMWDRVSQIPDNELWRAKERLRERLVGFVRRRLAEQLRRRGAPSQELLHAEEALDPEALTIGFARRFAIYKRATLLFQDPERLARILNHPERPVQILFAGKAHPADNEGKRFIQEIIHHCRRKEFRKRVVFLEDYDVNIARYLVQGVDVWLNTPRRPLEACGTSGMKVPPNGGLHLSVLDGWWDEAYEPEVGWAIGRGEEYPDAAVQDGVESRALYDLLEEEVAPLYYGRSDDGLPRGWIAKMKASMGRLTPAFNTNRMIRDYAEHYYLPALQHWGRLSRSSFQAARALARWKERVRRAWGGVRVLGVQAEDQRQMHVGEEFPVRCTVALNGLDPQDVLLELYYGPLDPFGGLAKAFRRPLRHDAAREDGTHEFVGAAPCERSGKVGYAVRVLPHHPNLAGPWDLGLVAWGT
- a CDS encoding peptidoglycan DD-metalloendopeptidase family protein, yielding MPVSRPSPGPRLRATFGWIAYASAAVLLVSAAYRMGEEHAGAPRDAGRAQMQAEQAATLPESSSSPDPVTLAPESAPAPAPTVRSGVVQRGDTLSSLLRSHLSPAEVHRLAEAVQPVFPVSRIAAGRPYEIGEVAGSLESFRYEIDRETRLVISREGGLFHVSREPIPYSVETDVVNGTIRTSLFEAVSESGESLELALALAEIFAWDIDFLLDIRKGDSFQALVERRFREGEPAGYGRILAARFVNRGDVFHAVWFQDGDRPPGYYDLGGNSLRKAFLKAPLTFTRISSGFSKKRFHPITQTWKAHPAIDYAAPAGTPIKTVGDGVVTEKGFTSGNGNYVKIRHNSSYETLYLHMSRFAKGLAKGKRVSQGEVIGYVGSTGLATGPHLCFRMYRNGSPVNPMRIQTPSADPVSPDRMEEFESLASRLTSRFDPDHLEQASLSGSQGNALR
- a CDS encoding superinfection immunity protein — encoded protein: MSFGWKLAAVLVGVVLYFVPCYIALERQHHLRRVICVVNILLGWTVIGWVVALAMALSGVKRRIRALDDYFGD